AACCCAACaatttggaggatggattCCGGCCAAACTAGGGCTTCCCAGCCTAACCCAAGACTGACAATCCAGATACCAAGAGTTCTGCAAGTGTCCACGGTACTTCGGGTCGTTGCGCTGACACAGTGTGTAACGCTCAGGCCGAAAAAGTTAAAGGATCCAATGGAGAACATGATGGCGAAGCAGGACCAAAAGACGGTGGGAGTAGAGACAATTTGATGCCAGCCTCTGGGAATATCAAAGTAGGGCGAGCGATGGCGCAGAaagaggtgaaggaagggcaTTGCAACGAGGGTGGTGGTAAGCCCAAAAAACCCCTCTAATGTAACAGCTTTCTGATCTGGTGTCAATTCTGTTTTAATATTGAGTCCGCCCTATAAGAGACTTACCAGAGGCTCGACTTTGTACCGTGACAtgattttctcttccaccacctaGATTCCAGCATAAGTTTCAGCGCACCTTAATGGAATGAGCAAAAGTTTACTCACATACTGACTAGCCGTGAAGATTTGAGCGAAAAGAATGAGCATCACACCGATAGCCACACGAGCCGGATCATCAACAGGACGTTCCATGGCAGTGACAAGCAGCTCCACCGGATCGCTCAATGCCTTCTTGGTCAGACTGCCTGATAATCCCACCAGGCATACGCCAAATGTCACAATGATAAGTGAAGCCCATTGGTAAAGCCACAGGTGTCGTCGCAAGAATATGACGGAGAGAACGCCTACCCAGAGGACCAGAGCGCCTCGGGACATTTGAAAGATTGATACAggagtgaggatgagacCAACGTTCATGAGGGTTGTACCGCAAACTAACAAATCCTTAGTATATCCCTTCGTCGCATGGAATAGAAGACTCACTGTCGAAAAAAGCGGGGAACCATAGCCAACACATCCTCCAGCCACTCAACAGCTGTCCTTGATCATGATGGTGACCCAGTGGatgttcctcctcttcggtCTCCATTTCATCTGTTGCCACCGGCAAGTATTCCTCTGGTCTTGTCTTCGTAGCGCTGCGGTTCTTATAATACGCCCATAAAAGTGGAATACCGCACATAAATTCACCTATAAACATACTGAGCGGTGTGTCAGCTCACGTATTAAACATGACCAGTAAGTGGAGCTTACTTGAGGGTTTGCCATACCTATAATGCACCACATCAGTGGGTGCCCACCACTGTGAGACAAGGTGACACGTACTGGTTGTTCAAAATTCAATCGCGGTCCGTCGGCATGTTTTCCACAATTCTCGACACATTCCATGTCTTGATACTTTGACCTAAGTCGTCAATCAACACACAATTTGCTTGTGTGGCATTAACACTCACAAGAGACTATTGGCGCAGCCAGTCAAGAACATACCGGCCACCATTGTGGTGACGCCCATCTTGTTCGGCATTCTGCCTTACTGTGTTGGCGGGATGGCAGAAAATGAATAGATGGGGCGAGATAGCTTGTGTGATGGAAGGGAATGCCGGTTGAACGATGAAAGGATGGTGAGCGAGTGTTGACCTTGTGCCGCCGCTGCTTGATTCAataatcatcatcattcagACGTCCCCGGAGTAAGCCGAAAAGCCGGTATTACAATAATACTAATAAGTGCATCGCGTCATCGCttttgaggaaggagagtaCTTGTACAGTAGTCACGTTATGGTCCATCATCGTCGGTAGCTGAAATGCAAATGAAGTTCACAATTTAACGGACAGCATGCTTCCATCCTCCCGGTATAACTCCTCCTGAGGAGGGGCGCATATCACCGGATATCACGGCCGAGGCAAATAATTAGACCCAGTGAAGGAACTGTTGCATTTCTTCTTATCTTATTTCCACGCCTTACTACTATGTAATGAATACACACCCCATACACAGTACAAGATTGCTACACTCTCAGACGCCTGGTGCGGTTCATGAAGAATTAAATGGATTCCACAAGAAGCTGGGAGTTTAATGCCTGCTGTCACTAGATACGAAACAATGTAAGCGGCGTGCTATAGTTGTTCGAATCAACTGTCACTTAccggttgaagaagatgtagCCAGCGTTGAGGTAGGTGGCTATCAATGCGCAAATTTAGCTTGTGGCCTCATTTCAAAGATGTTGAATAAACTTACCGTAACCGAGCCAAGCACAGTAAGGAGCCAAGAACCAGGTGGTGCTGAATGGTGTGTAGAGATCGTGCATCTTAACCTAAGGAAGATCGTCAGCTGGTTATGCAAAAGTAAAGACATCTACTTTATAGCACTTACAGTCATTGCGGCCACAGTCCCGGTGAGGGCGAGAAGGTTTCCAAGAGCGATTTCCTTCTGCTTGAaaccgaagaagatgggtgaCCAGATGAGGTTGAGACCCAGCTGAGCGTAATACAACTGAAGGGCCTGGTCCGCCTGGGCACTATGATCCGAATATTCAGCGAAAATGGCGAGATGGCGATATTACCAAGAATTACTCACGTCCCAGAGGGAGTCACAGCGTTGTCAAAGGCCTTGACAGTAAGGTGCGAAGCGTAGCCCATGAGTCCGTAAAGGACAGTCCACACCTAAAGAATGAACTTGAGGAATTTCCCATGATTCCTTTACCGGCGAAAACTTACTGGACCGAAGACTTCCTTGGGGGGGTTACCGGGAGGAGGTGTCATGGTCTACTTTAGTTAGCAATGAGGCCAAAAGCATACTTATTCAAATGGTGCCCACAGTAAACCAATTGCTCCTAGAGCTCTGTCCGGTAACAAAACCGCTGGCAACACCCAAACCAATCGGAAGGCCGACTATTAAAACCAGTGGATGAGTCTCTAATGGACTTTAAACAATGCACAAGAGAGTGCACATACCGGCCAAGATTGGGTTACGAGCGACGTCGAAAAGAATTTCAGGCAGAGGAGACATGTTGGTTGTTAGATGGCGCTATTAGAAAGTGTGATGATCTTTAGATATTAGACGTTTGATGTATTGAGTCTTACTAGGGGAGGCGGACGGATCTCTGAGGTATATATAGGGGTGGAGACCCGGCAGGGCCTGCATGTCCCGTGAAGTCAAGGCACCTGCGGCTTGCACCTGGCACCTGACGACTGACGACACTGCAGCACCGCGGGGACTAACGATCCAATTCCAGAGTTCCAGAGTAGTGTAAATGTTTTAAATTGACTTTATTATGCTGATGATGTCATTTCCCAAAAGCGATGGGCGGTGCTTCATTTCTTTCTGCTGCCAACGTCATTTTTGGTTCCAATCAAGTATCACGTTCATCCTTTTCGGCCCTCTTTCTGGGAATCTTGTGGCCTGAATTGACGATCATCCCCTCCACCCTTCCAAATTCAATTTTAGAtaagaagaatgaaatgaTGCTTGATGGTTTATTACCTTGCAACGTCACACTCGCCACCAACATAACCGGCCGTCGGCTGGTACCCGTGAATTATTATGTAATGTGGTTGTTTTCCTTAGCGGTGATGTCCGGTTGCAAGATTTTGGGCGGGGGAGCCTCCACCGGCTTAATTCTCTGTGACGGACCGTTTGGAAATCCTCGAGTCCTCATAACCATCATATTCTGTCGTCCAATTTATTCCCCAAGTTCAACCGCCTTGTAGTTTACAGCTTTCCATCACCGCAACAAACTTTAGCATCAAAATGTCTAGACGGCCAGATCTCGGCTATATCGACCAAGCTTCAGAAGACCCGGTCAATACTGTTTCAACACCAATCGGAGGCCTTGAGCCAAACGCCGACAAAGGAGTGGAGGCTGAAGCACCTGAAGAAGATTCTGGATCGAGtatcgaagaagagtctGAAGGGGAACCGTTTGAGGACGTGGATGGCGGCGATTTCGATTTCGGCGCGTTGGATGTTGGTGGGTCgggtgaagaggacgaggaggaggatgatggagattGGGATGTGGACGATGAGGATTGGGAGCTGGCCAATGGAGGTATGTAAGCTGTCTCCaagtggagatgaagaaaggcTCATATAATGGGATAATTATTAGATTTTACCAAGCAATACAATCGAGTTCGACAGCAACACGCTGCTACATCCGGCTCTGCCCCGTTACCTGCGCGAAACCTCTCCCAGCAAACAAAATCAAAATTGTCCAAATCCAACCCGACGGCCGGGTCTGGCGTGGTGACAAATCCGAAAGCAGCGCAGGATAAACATGATAAAGATAAAAGCGATAGGGCTACTCAGGAGCAAGTGCTTGATAGCCGTACTCGACTGGTTTTGGCGGGACTAGTCAATCGGGGGGTTATCGGTATGATTGAAAGGTGTATCAGTACAGGTAAAGAGGTAAGTTTACTATGTCTATCTATTTTCATTGGCTGATAAAATAAAATTCAAATCTAAAAGGCAAACGTCTACTATTCATCCCCAGGCCGTGCCGTCAAAATCTACCGAAcctccatcctcgtcttccgtGCTCGACAAAACTACATTGTCGGCGAACAACGTTTCCGGGGGGAATACACTTCCTCTCGAAATCCGCGAAAGATGATTCGTGTCTGGGCCGAAAAGGAGTTGCGAAACCTGAGACGGTTGGTTCAAGGAGGTGTGCGTGCACCGGTGGTACATGAATGTAAGGAGAATGTGCTCGTCATGGATTTCTTGGGCAAGGGCGAGGTGTGagtttttcttcttcttctgtatTATGTGGATGAGTAAACGAAACAAGTAACTGATCGGACGGGAAAATCAGAGCGTCGCCTCGTTTGAAAGACGCAGAGATTCCCGAGGACAGGTTACCCGATCTGTACGCAGAAATGGTTATCGCGACCCGAAGAATGTACCAGCACTGCCACCTCGTCCACGCCGATTTGAGTGAATACAACATTCTGTAAGcacaccttctcctcctcccagcTTCTGGTATACTCACCCTTTGATGTTTCAAGGCTACACGACAACCACCTATACATCATCGACGTCTCCCAATCTGTCGAACACGACCACCCCCGCGCATTCGATTTCCTCCGTTCCGACATCTCCAACATTGAAGAATTCTTCTCCCGCCGTGGGGTCGCCACGCTCGGAATCCGGAAATCATGGGAATTCATCGTCACCGAGAACATTGGTCTTTCCCCCACTGGCTCCGCCTCGTCATCattggagatggagaagggcgACGACGGCGAAAGGCGCTTGGTGGGTGTTTTGGAAGAATGGTTAAAGGAACCGTCAGACAAGACGGACGATGCGGTCTTTATGGAGTCGTATATCCCGAGAACGTTGGCGGAGGTGTATGATCCCGAGAGGGATGTGGATGTGCTCAAGAGTGGGGGAGGGGACGAGTTGATTTATGCGGGTGTGACGGGTTTAAAGTTGGCTCATGAGAGTGCGAATGCCaaggtgaaggaaaaggaaaaggagaaacaGAGTGCGAGTGCGGGTGCGGGTGCGGGTGCGGATGATGCGAACAAGCGTGAAGAGGTGGATGCGGATGAGAATGTAGAAAAGGGTGAAAGAGTAAAAGGTAAATGTAAGGATGAGGGCAAAAACGACAAGACATCGAAAAGCGTACGGTTCGAGGATGAAGTAGACGAAcatgacgaggaagatgatgcccaagaagcagaggagcaaggtgaggaagaaggaatggataAAAAATCTAGAGGGTTCCGACATGAAGATCGTGAATCTAAAAAGGTACGCCCTTATCCCTCTCCGTCTCTCCATCCTGCCGTTTCCCGAGTCATTTTGCTGATATTTCGATATTTTGGATAGGAGCGGAAAAAGGCAGTCAAGGAAGAACAGAGGGAGAAACGAAAGACCAAGATGCCAAAAGCTGAAAAGCAAAAGTTGATAAAAAAGTCTGCTTCTCGGCACTAGTCGATTCAGGGCGATCATTGTCTTTATGTATTTGGACGTTGACAAGTCTATTTTTCTTCGCGTGTGAAGGATACCCCTTTGCGCGTGGGATTTGTAGAGATTGATAGCTGCGCCGTGGGACAGCTCGTACCTGTGAAATTGAGATATCGGTAGTAACATAGCTGCAGCTGTATCGGACCCAACCTACgagttgaaagagatgCAAAATAAAACTCTATCGCTTTCGCAGCCTAAACAAGTCAATGGAGAAACGGAATCTAAATCCTGTTGGAAAAATGGGGCCATATCAATCTACATCCAAGTCCAATCATCAAACCAAGTCAAATATCAACGACCTCCAGCTGTTCTGCGagtgggagagggagggcGAGATTGTACGGGTGTCTGGGGGACGTCGCTGTTAACCGCAAAATGGAATCTCAATCGATGGAGCTATTGTTTGACAATCAATATCAGCAAGGCCCATCTCGGCGAGAGAACAGCAAACGTTGACGTACGACAGGCAATTTGGGAAAGAGGACAAAGATCAAAGCGGCAAAGTTTAGAGCAAAGAGGACATAGTCGTAGCGAGTATAATGCGTTGATATAAGGAATCTGCAAAAAGTCAGCAAACAAAAAGTCCTTCTGTGGCACCGACTCACAATCCTATAGGCACACTCGTCAGCCACTTTTTGGCCGGTGTATATTGGGCGCCTGAATCGATTTGTTCCCACAGTGTAAGATCGTCGTAAGCTCCAGAAGTGGTCATGGTCGATTCAAAGGGAAGTCCGGTAACGTGATGGAACATGATAAAGGAGAACTGGCGTTCTGTAAGCAAACGACGTCGCAACGCGTCTAGAAAGGCAGCGACCCACGGTGATATAGCTGAGATTGACAATCGTCCAGCTGACATCTTGTGTCATGCCCGGTATGGCATCGATCAACAGCTTGCCACAAAAGATGAGCACAGGATGTATCAACCAAGCACCTTTTGAGGCGAATCACAATGAGCTCGTCCCACGGACACGTTTCGTCTTCCGCGTAAGAAACTCACCAGGAGCATTCACCCAGGCCGCATTCTCATTGTTGCCGGCGCCGAGCCTGTCGACCACGTTATCCGGATCATCGCCACCGACTTCGGTCACTGTCACCAGGCTCGAGCTACGTGCGCGGCCTTTATTTGCGCGAAACTGCGGGGAGGGGGAATTTGAGTGGGCATGATTTTGTGAGAAGGGGACGGGGCCGCGGGCGACCGAattggaggagagggagcgGAGGGTTGCCGAGCGGGAAGATTTGAGGCGGGGGGGGGAGAGGGTGTCGAGGGCGGCGTCTTCGGGGATCGGCTGCGAGACCGAGCGTGACCTGGCGGGGGAGTGCGGCGGGACGGTGAGCGTGACCGAGGGGGGGGACATGGTGCGGGGGGGGAGTGGCGGGGGGGGGAGCGGGCACAGAGTCAAGGGCCAACAAGCGGTGGAGGAACGTGTGGCCAAGAGTCGAGAGCCACGACAACCGCGCTGCACTGCACGCTGTGCCTTGCAACGTTATGTAATCAGATAGTATTATGTCCACGTCACTCGTCGCATTTTGCttccgccgccgcctctCCCGCGCGAGGAAAAGTTGGAACCACCACACAAGCGACATACTCACCGCCAAAATGCTCAGGCTCTGCCGCACATGCCGCCTCGGCGCATACACCCCGCGCAGGACACTTGccaccgccaccgccaccgCGCCCCTTCCCGACCTGCCCCCGCGGCGGCCGCAGTTCCAGCCACAACGCCCAGACAGAGCAGGCCGGGAACGAGACCGCTTCCGGACTCCCGACAGCAACAGACTCCGCCTCGCAAACATCCTCCAGACACTCACGAAATACAAGGCAGAGAACCGCTCGCCGACGCCGGTAGCGTATGTCAACATTATCGAAGCAGCGAGCGAATTCGCGTTGAGCCACAGGGTCGACGGGGATCAAGGCGACGGGCTGGGGTTCCAGGTTGCGTTGGCGGCGTGGGAGGATGCGAAGCGGGGAGGTGTTGAGCTGGGGCAGGAAGGTGTTGATGCGATGATGAATGTGAGTGGATACCGGTTTTTTTGATTTGTGAAATGGTGTGGGCTAATAGTTGTTCAGTTTGCGGTGATCTATCCCCAGctgctctcttccctccttctttacACCAAAACCCGCCGTCTCGCGACGTACAATGCCATGTCCAGAGTGgcctcttccagctttGATGTCGAGCAGATGGTTTACCttttggaggagatgtCCCAGCAAGGGTTCGTTCCCAACACTGCCACTTTGAAACATACAGTCCGCCAGGCATGTGAATGGGGATACCCCCGATTGGCTCTTCAGATTGCGCAAAAGGCCGAGGAAGAGTCTAGTTTTGGGTTCAGGCTTGATCAGAGTGCGTGGGTTCAGATCCTCATTGCGAGTGCGGACAATCACTATGTATGTTCCTACCCGTTTATTTGCTACGTCTCTTGTCGCTAAATATTTCAAAATTGCAGTTGAACGGTGTCGAGACCGCATGGGAGCGTGTCAAGTCCAGCTACACCCCGGACGAGGGCCTCATTCTCTCCATGCTCAACGCCGCCGGCAGATGGGGTCGACCCGATTTttcatccaccatcctTGAACTCCTCCCCGGTCCGCCCCAAGAACATCACCTCGCCCCTCTCCTCGAAGCATTCTGCAACGCCGGCCAAGTGCCCAACGCTTTCCACGTCATCAGCACCATCCGCTCCACCGGCCTCACCCCGACCTTGTCCTCCATCCAGCCGATCGTGAACGCGTTGAAATCCGCAGAGGTCATTGACCAGGCGTACTATACTCTGGAGGATATGCACAAATCCGGCCAGGCGGTGGATATCACAGCGTTGAACGCTGTGATTGCGGCTAGCAGTTCTATCGGTGATCTCCAGCGTGCTCGGGCTACCCAGAGCGCGATCCCAGAATTCGGCATGACGCCCAACATTGATACATACAACCTCGTCCTCCAATGTTGCGTGACCACCTCTCACCGCCCATTAGGCGATACCCTCCTCTCCGAAATGGCTGCCCAGAATGTCCAGCCCAACGCTACCACTTACGACCACCTCATCCACCTCTGTCTCACCCAGCCTTCTTACGAAGACGCATTCTACTATCTCGAAAAAATGAAAGCTGGCGGCTTCAAACCCGGCTACGCCGTCTACGCTTCCCTCGTGAAAAAGTGTGTCAAGATGGGCGATtcgaggtggaggttggTAGTCGatgagatgaaggatgtgGGGTACAAGATTGAGGCCGAGTTGCAAGGGTTTATTAAtaatggaggaagggagaggggaagaCAGGCGGCGGGGCAGAGGAGGGCGAATGATCAGATGGTGGGGAGTAAGAGACGGAGCTGGATAAGGCAGGCGGCTGAGGAGGCTGTGTAGCGGTGTGGAGGGCTTTTTTCTGGTGGAGATTTATTTAGGAGCATGGTTTTTCTCCTTGCACCAACAGGGCTCATGCATTGCATCATGATTCAGTCCGTCAGACGCTACGACTAGCTAGATTGCAGGATTATACACTTGCTGGCTGTCGACTGCTGGCTGTTTGTATATGCGAGTATAAATGATGCGCATTTCCCGGGGGTGGCCGTCGTGGGGATCGGCACCGCGGGCAATAGGAACGGGATCTAAAAAGAGGTGTGAGATGTGCGTCCGTGCGTTTTCCCTGTGATCGACCACGCTAAATCGTCCCGCTCGTCGCTTCATTCTCCGGTGAGACTGTACTATTATTATGCCCTCCATTTATTTTCCATGTATACCAGCCTAGTGCATTCCGTATTTTATATTTTTATTCTTAGACCGTTTTcgctcctcctttcccctcACCGATTTGCTTACCTCGCAAACTCGCAGTGTGTTTTGGCAGTGCGCTTTGAGCTTGTGCTCCACagcttctctcttctcttgtgctcaccctctccttcccccccCCCTCACTTCCACCTGGCCTTCCTTGCGCTCACGTCTTTTTTCAGCCCAAACAGGCAACGCTGCGACTCGTTCCTGCCGCTGCATTGGCTCGCTAACAGGCTGGCTAGCTGGAAACGCTGCAGTTTGCCAATACGTTCAAGACGGGAGGGAGAATAGAGAAACATTACCGCGTTGTCAGGTCAGTACACGTACGTCTTGTTTCTTTGGTTCGTCGTCCCTTCCCCTTTGATCGACCTTTTTTTGCCTTTGCGCGTCTCATTTTCTGCTTGTCCATTGCGGAAAAACTTGTATCTTCAGACAACCTCGCAGACTTGCGTTCGTCCAAACACAGTACTGACTGCTGCACCTATTCTAGAAGCTTTGAGGAGGTTCTCTGAAACCCCTCATGTCGGCGATCCCGGAGCAGCCGGCCGTGGAGGCTCTCAATGACCAGCTTCAAAGCATACAGCTCGATGGCTCTCGGCACGCTGCGAATGGTAAACATTCAAATCGGCCATACGTTCAACTCCGGCCTCATCCCGCTCAGCTCCAacccccgcccccgccccaGCCCCAGTCACAGGCCTACCAGCCGTATGCACAAGCATACACGCCTTACCCCCAACATTACCATCAAGCTCCTTACACTACCTACCTTACTTATTCGCCTTACCCAAACCATCTCGCATGGCGGCCTCTCCCGGGGTCGGAACAGACGTCGCCTATCGACCCTACCAaccaacatcatcatcagcaccaGCATTATGGTCTATGGGGCAGTCCGCCGGTGAGCCCGGTGAATGCACCACCACCCCAGTTTTTGACAGGGCAGTCACGTACGGCCATGTTCGATGATTTCGGAGTTGGAGGGGCTGTCTCGGGGGCTGGTACGGCGTATTACGGCGGCAGACCGCCGTACGGTAGTCCTCCCTCTGTATGGCAGTCACCCACGGCGccgtcatccttcttctatACGCCTTTCCAGCAACATGCTTCCGGTATGGGACCGGCCATGCAAGTTTCGGACTGGTCGACGTTCAAGGCTCACGTCAATTTACCGGGACCATCGAAATCGGGGCCGATCAGTCCAACG
This Cryptococcus neoformans var. neoformans JEC21 chromosome 14 sequence DNA region includes the following protein-coding sequences:
- a CDS encoding extragenic suppressor of bimD6 mutation, putative; this encodes MSRRPDLGYIDQASEDPVNTVSTPIGGLEPNADKGVEAEAPEEDSGSSIEEESEGEPFEDVDGGDFDFGALDVGGSGEEDEEEDDGDWDVDDEDWELANGDFTKQYNRVRQQHAATSGSAPLPARNLSQQTKSKLSKSNPTAGSGVVTNPKAAQDKHDKDKSDRATQEQVLDSRTRLVLAGLVNRGVIGMIERCISTGKEANVYYSSPGRAVKIYRTSILVFRARQNYIVGEQRFRGEYTSSRNPRKMIRVWAEKELRNLRRLVQGGVRAPVVHECKENVLVMDFLGKGEVASPRLKDAEIPEDRLPDLYAEMVIATRRMYQHCHLVHADLSEYNILLHDNHLYIIDVSQSVEHDHPRAFDFLRSDISNIEEFFSRRGVATLGIRKSWEFIVTENIGLSPTGSASSSLEMEKGDDGERRLVGVLEEWLKEPSDKTDDAVFMESYIPRTLAEVYDPERDVDVLKSGGGDELIYAGVTGLKLAHESANAKVKEKEKEKQSASAGAGAGADDANKREEVDADENVEKGERVKGKCKDEGKNDKTSKSVRFEDEVDEHDEEDDAQEAEEQGEEEGMDKKSRGFRHEDRESKKERKKAVKEEQREKRKTKMPKAEKQKLIKKSASRH
- a CDS encoding response to unfolded-protein, putative; the protein is MSPPSVTLTVPPHSPARSRSVSQPIPEDAALDTLSPPRLKSSRSATLRSLSSNSVARGPVPFSQNHAHSNSPSPQFRANKGRARSSSLVTVTEVGGDDPDNVVDRLGAGNNENAAWVNAPGAWLIHPVLIFCGKLLIDAIPGMTQDVSWTIVNLSYITFSFIMFHHVTGLPFESTMTTSGAYDDLTLWEQIDSGAQYTPAKKWLTSVPIGLFLISTHYTRYDYVLFALNFAALIFVLFPKLPVLHRLRFHFAVNSDVPQTPVQSRPPSPTRRTAGGR